A segment of the Asinibacterium sp. OR53 genome:
TATGGTTTTCATCAATGTTTGTCCGGTCTTGAAATCTTTTCCGCCGATCGGTGTATCGGTTTCTTTGGCCAACTGTATCAATGCAGGTATATCGCAGGTAAGGTTGGGAGCGCCGTTCGCAAAAGGTATACCCATACTGATCGCAGCATAGGCATAGATCATGCTGGGCGATATGGCCGGATCATTATTTTTCAATCCTGCTTCGAATACCTCAATGCTTTCATGCACGGCCGATTGTTCAATGTATTTCTCGGTTGAACCGCACCATACCAGCACAACCCTGTTACAACCATTGGCCTTACTGAACTGTTCGATATCGGCAGCCACTGCTTTCGCCAGGTCGTATTTGGTAGGCGCTTCTTTGATATTATGGCCATCCAGATTTTTGACATAAGATTTATCGAACACGGCCTTCATGGGCACGATGGCTTCCAGCTCCGGCTTGATGGCTTGTAACAGGGCCGGTTCCAGCACTTTTGCTTTCATGGCCGCTTCATACACATTATCGCCGTACACATCCCATCCGCCGAAAACCACGTCCTGCAGGTTGGCCAAAGGAACAAAATCCTTGATCAGCGGATACCTGTTTTCCGTGCGCTTACCCAAACGGATATTTCCCATCTGCGTGAGCGCTCCTATGGGTTGGGCCAGGCCCTTGTTTACGGCTGCTACCCCGGCAATGAACGTGGTGGCTACAGCACCTAAACCGGGCAGTAGTATACCCAGTTTACCATCCGCTGATTGAATCTGTTCTTTCATTTTTTATGTATTTATCATCAATAAATCCGCCAATCAACCTATGATAGAACGATTGGCGGCTGTGTATATTTTACTTTTTTAAGTCCGCGTATCAGAATCGAAACAATGGATCCTATCCGCACTTCCATTTTAGTGTATTTATTGTTGAGGAACATGTCGCGTTCTATGCCGCGCAGCGAGCTCACCATAACCGAGGGTAACAGGTCGAGCTCTTTACTGATGCTCCTGTCAAATTCGCCATTGGCCAGTCCGAATGAAAGGATACTCTTCATCAGTTTGGTTTCCTGCTGGTCATACGCGAAGTACATGTGTTTCATACACCGCATGTTCTCCTGTAATTCGCCCCTGACGATCTTATAAAGGTTTGATTTTTTTTGCAGGGCCTTGATCTTGGTAACGGCAAACATTTTCAGCTTTTCCTCTGCAGTAACTGCATGGTTCACAGCCTGCATCACCTGGTGGAACACTTCATCCATTTCTTTCATGATGACCGCATCGAATATTTCTTCCTTGCTGCAGAAATAATAATACAATGTACTTTTCCCCTTACCCAGTGTTTTGGCAATATCTTCCATCGTGGTCTTTTTAAGACCATACTGCTGGAAAAGCTTCTGCGCTACTTTCAGTATCTCTTCCCTGATCAGTTCGTCTTTGGGTGAGGTGAGCATTTTCGACTAAAATCGTTTTTCGGTCCAAAATTAGTGCAAAAACTTTTTCCCGTCCCAACCGTTTATCAAAATCATCCGTTCTTGGAGGCAAAATGGCGCATCAGGTCGCAGAATGTCTGTACGCTTTCCAGCGGCAGCGCATTATACATGCTGATCCTGACGCCGCCCACGGTACGGTAGCCTTTAACACCGATCATACCTTCCTGTTTGCAAAGATTCAGGAAGCTTTCTTCGAGAGAGGGGTTCTGTAAAAAGAAAATACCATTCATCCAGCTGCGGTCTTCTTTGGCAACCACCGGCTGGTACACTTCCTGCAGGCTGTCGAGGGTATTGTAAAACAAGTCCGCCTTAGCGCGGTTTCTTTTCTGCATTTCGGGCAATCCGCCTTCGTTCAATATCCAGCGCAGCGTAAGCATGCTCACATAGACTGCAAAAACCGGTGGTGTATTCATCAGCGATCCTGCTGCAATGTGTTTGCTGTAGTCCATGATGGTAGGTATCTTCCGGGATACCTTACCCAATATGTCTTTGCGAATCACGGTCATATTCACACCGGCGGCTCCCATGTTCTTTTGCGCACCTGCATAGATGAGGGCGAATTTATTGAAGTCCATCGGCCGGCAAAAAATATCGCTGCTCATATCGGCCACCAGCGGTACTGCTGTTTGCGGGAATTGGTGCCACTGTGTGCCTTCCACCGTATTGTTGGTGGTGATATGCAAATAGCTGGCATCGGAAGGAATAGCAAAATCCTTCTGGATATAACTGTGTTTGCGGTCAGATGTATCAGACACTACCTGCACTTCTCCAAACAAAGCCGCTTCCTTGTGGGCTTTGTTCCCCCAGATACCATTATCACAGTATGCGGCCATGGCATTTTCATCCAGCAGGTTCATCGGCACCTGCATGAACTGGGTGGTAGCACCTCCGTGCAGGAAAAGCACTTCATGGTCATCACCCAGTTGCATCAGTGTTTTTACGGAGCTGATGGCTTCATTCAGTATTTCCTGGAACCAGGCAGTGCGGTGGCCGATTTCCAGAACAGACAATCCGGTGCCATTGAAATCGAGGATAGCTCTGGAAGCGGCTTCCAATACGGGTTGCGGCAGGATTGAAGGTCCTGAATTGAAGTTGTGAAGTTTCATTTCGGTTGCTTGAGGCCGCAAGATACTATATTATTCATGCACATCTGTTACACCGCCCGATACCGCATACTTCATAGCATCTGCGGCGCTCACCTTATCGATGAGGCGGATATGATCGCGGGGAACGATATACGTAATGCCCGATATGGCATAAGAATGCGGCACATACACCGTTACATGATCGGCGAGGTTGAATTCACGAGCCGATTGCTGTGTCATGAAACCGATACGCCATACATTGGGAGCATCTACATTCACCAGAACGGCTTTGTCGAATTTTTTCTTATTGCCTGCAAAAGCTTCCAGGAAATCTTTCACAGAGGAATAAATGAATTTGATACCCGGTGTTTTTTCCAATACGGTATCCAATACCGCTACCAATCTCCCCACTACGAAAAGAGATGACAACCATCCTACCAATAATACCAGGGCCACTACCACCACAAAACCCAGGCCGGGCAGGCTGTTCACATTGCCGGCTATATCTTTTTTTAACAGATCGGGAAACAAGGCATTCACCAGGTTGGGTAAAAAACCGTCTACCAGCTTAAAAAGGCCTACTACTACCCACAGTGTGATGCCTATCGGCGCCAGTACAATCAACCCTTGTAAAAACAACTGCAAAAGTTTCTTCAAATAGTTGCGTACATTGGGTTTGAGCCTGCTCATGGCATTCAATTTGTATGCAATCTACAGAAGATTTCTTAATAGCACCGGAACCGTTCTTTTCAAAAAAACAACCATCCAGATACAATATCAGGTAAGCTGGCACGTCTCCCCAGTTTGCGTTCATCTTATTTTTCAACCGTTCAACACAAAAAATCAGGGAAAAAAGGCCGGAAACTTTAGCAACGATTAAAGTTTCCATAGTTTTACGGCCCGAAATGTGAGTCATGGACATACAAGAAAGAATTGTACTAAAAGCACACGAGCTGTTTATGCGTTACGGTATCCGTAGCGTAAGCATGGACGAAATTGCCAACCACCTGGGCATGAGCAAAAAAACCATTTACCAGTTTTTTGCCGATAAAGATGCGCTGGTAGAAAGTGTGATAGACATTGAGATCAGCAGAACCAGGGAAGATTGCAGTGTGCATCGTCAAAAATCGGAAAATCCCGTTCACGAGATCTTCCTGGCCGTTGACATGCTGCAGGAATTGCTCAAAAGTATGAATCCTTCCCTGATGTTCGACCTTGAAAAATACCATGCCAGGGCTTTTCAGAAAATCAGTGAGCACAAAAACCGCTTCCTGTACGATGTGATCAAAAGCAACTTGGAAAAAGGCATTAGAGATGAGTTGTACCGGCCCGAGATCAATACGGATATCATGACCCGTTACCGGTTAGCTACTACATTCCTCTTGTTCAACCCGGAGTTGTTCTCTACAGGAAAGTATACGCTGCCGCAGGTGATGGAAGAGATCACGGATAATTTTTTATACGGACTGGTAACGACGAAAGGACTGAAGCTCATCCAGAAATACAAGCAACAACGATTAAAGACAAAAAATGTAACCTATGAGTAAAAGAGGATCAACAACCATTTGGCTGTTTTGTCTGGCATTGTTCAGCAGCACGGGTTTTGCACAAGCACCGGGGGCCATACATGAACTTTCCATTCAACAGGCTGTGGAATATGCACACAAAAATAATGTACAGGTAAAGAACGCCCTGCTCGATATCAGCATCCAGCAGCAGAGCAACAGGGATATTACTTCTGCAGCCCTGCCCAGCGTAACAGGATCGATCGGAGCAACTGATTACCTGAAGATACCTACTTCACTGTTGCCCGGAGAAGTGTTCGGCCAACCGCGCGGAACTTATATCCCCGTTCAGTTCGGTACCAAATACAATTCTACTGCCAGCATACAGCTTCAGCAACTGTTGTTCGACGGACAGGTATTCATTGGTCTGCAGGCAAGGGCCACTTCCCTGGAATGGCGTAAAAAATCTGCGGAAGTAACCGAGGAGGCCATCAAGACCAATATTTATAAAATATACTACCAGCTCGTTGTAAGCAAAACACAGATCGCGCTGCTCGATGCCAATATCAACCGGTTGAATAAATTGGATCATGATACGCGTGAGTTGTACAAGAATGGTTTTGCAGAAAAGCTGGACCTTGATAAGATCGCTGTGCAGGTTGCCAATCTGCAAACTGAAAAAACCAAAGCGCTCAACAATATCGATATTGGCTACCTGGGACTGAAAACACTTATGGGTATGCCCATTAAAGACAGCCTCGTGCTAACCGACAAGATCACGGACGATCAGATCAAGGAAGATTTTACGAATGACAGCAGCTACCAGTACTCCGACAGAAAGGAATTTCAATACCTGCAACTGGCCAAGAAGCTAAACGAGTTCAATATCAAGCGTTACAAGCTGAGTTATTTCCCCACCCTTTCATTGACCGGCGCTTACAGCAAAAATGCCCAGCGTAATGAATTCGATTTTTTTGGAAAAGGCGACTGGTTTACCACTTCGTATGTAGGGCTGAATATTTCCATTCCTATTTTCGACGGTTTTGCCAAAGATTCCAGGATTAAAAAGTCGAGGATGGAGCTGACACAAACCAATAACCAGATCGATAATCTCCAATTGTCTATCGACAATGAAGTAGCGCAGGCCAGGATCAATTTCCGTTCTGCCATCTCCACTATGAGTTACCAGAAGAAAAACATGGACCTGGCAGAAGATGTGTACAACCAGACCAAAAAGAAATACGAAATAGGTTCGGGCTCGAATACAGAAATCACTTCTGCCCAAACAGATCTCGTTACTGCTCAAACTAATTATATCAACGCTTTGTATACCGCCATCATTGCGAAGGTGGATTACCTGAAAGCAATAGGAAAATTATAATCACTACCAACCTAAAACCGAGTATATGCAAAAGATAGTACAACTGGCGCTCATGGCAACCGCTATTACCCTGGCGTCTTGCGGAGCCAAGTCAGACAACAATGCAACCAGTGAAAAGCAAACAAAACTGGCCGAGCTCAAAAAACAGCAGGCCGGTATCAATGCTCAAATTGAAACACTGGAAAAAGAACTCGCCAAAACCGATCCCGCCGCAGCCAAAGAAGAAAAGGCCAAGCTGGTAACCATTGCTGCCATCCAGCCCGAAACCTTTGTGCATTATATTGACCTCCAGGGAAGGGTTGAAGCGGTAAATATTTCTTATGTGGCTCCTAAAGGTGCGCCTGGCGTAGTGAAAGCGGTGTATGTGAAAAAAGGTGATGTAGTGAAGAAAGGTCAGCTGTTGCTGAAACTCGAAGACGCCATCCCCCGCCAGAGCCTGGCCGCAGCACAGCAGAACCAGGAGACACTCAAAACACAACTGGCGTACCTGAAGAACTTGTACCAGAAGCAGAAAAATCTTTGGGACCAGAACATCGGTACTGAAGTACAACTCATCACTGCTAAGAACAATGTTGACAATGTAGAGAGCCAGATGAAAGCCAGCGATGAACAAATCAAGATCGCCAAAGAGCAACTGAATTATACTTCTATTTACAGCGATGTGAATGGTGTGGCTGAAGATGTGAACATCCGCGTAGGTGAAACTTTTGCAGGTATCGCCGGCAACAGTCCGCAAATAAAGATCGTGAACACATCCGACCTGAAAGTAACCACACAGGTACCGGAAAATTATCTTGGTAAAGTAACCGTAGGCACTAAAGTGAAAGTAAACCTGCCCGATATCAATCGCACACTTGATGCCAAAATCAGTGTGGCCGGTAAACTCATCGATCTTACCAACAGGAGTTTCTTTGCAGAAGCCAGGATACCTTCCGATGCTGCGTTTCATCCCAACCAGGTGGCGCTTGTGCAGATACAGGATTACACCAAAGCACAATCTATCACCGCTCCTGTCAATACCATTCAATCGGACGATAAAGGCAAATACGTAATGGTGGCTGTTAAAGAAAATGGCAAAATGATCGCTCACAAAAGACCGGTAGTGATTGGTGAATTCTATGGCGATAAAATGGAAATCAAATCAGGACTGCAAACAGGAGACCTGATCGTTACCGATGGTTTCCAGAGCCTGTATGAAGGCCAGCTCATCACAACGGAAAACAAATAACCCACTGTCTAAGACCAATACCAAACTATTTATATGAGCGTATTAGAAAATATCAAACACAAGTTCAAAGAGTTTGGGCCTACTACCTGGAGTATCAAAAACAAAACATCGATCTACCTGATGATGCTCTTCGTGAGTATTGCAGGTATATTCCAGTTTGTTACGTTGCCCAAAGAACAGTTCCCGGATATTGTGATCCCTACTATTTATGTTCAAACCATTTATGTAGGTAACTCTCCGAAAGACATCGAAAACCTGGTTACGAGGCCTATCGAAAAACAAATCAAGGGAATCACCGGAGCCAAGATCAAAAAGTTCACCAGTACATCGCAGCAGGATTATTCTGCCATCATTGTTGAATTTGACACCGATGTAAAGACCGATGTGGCGTTACAGAAAGTGAAAGATGCGGTGGACAAATCAAAGCAGGACCTTCCCAACGATCTTACACAAGAGCCTACCGTATTGGAAGTAAGCTTCAGTGAGCAGCCCATCATGTACGTAAACCTGAGTGGCGATTATGATCTTCCCCGCTTGAAGAAATATGCCGATGACCTGAAAGACAAGCTGGAAGACCTTTCGCAGATCACCCGCGTGGATATCGTAGGCGCTCCGGAAAGGGAATTTCAGATCAATGTAGACAATTACCGCATGCAGAGTTCCGGTATCACTTTCGATGATATCAATGCTGCCGTACAGCGCGAGAACATGGATATATCCGGCGGTTTGCTTGATGTGGGTAATATGAAGCGTAACCTGCAATTGAAAGGACAGCTGAAAACAGCCAAGGATATTGAGAAGATCATCGTTCGCAACACCAGCGGCGCTCCCATCTACCTGAAAGACATTGCCAGGGTGATCGATACCACCAAGGAAAAAGAAAGCTATGCCCGCCTCGATGGCAAGAATGTGGTAACCCTGAACATCATCAAACGCAGTGGTGAAAACCTCATCGAAACCAGTGATGGTGTGAAACAAGTAGTGGAAAATGCCAAAGGCGTGCTGTTTCCTAAAGACCTCAAAGCAGTGATCACCGGTGATATGAGTATCAAAACAAGGATATCATTCAACGACCTGGTGAACTCTATTGTGATCGGTTTCGTACTGGTATTAATTGTACTCATGTTCTTCATGGGGGTCATCAATGCCTTCTTCGTAGCGCTCTCGGTACCATTGAGTATGTTCGTGGCCTTCGTGTTCTTACCGGGTGCCGATCTCATCATAGGCACACACGTGACACTGAATTTCATTGTGCTCTTTGCCTTGTTGTTCGGTCTCGGTATCATTGTGGATGACGCGATTGTGGTGATCGAAAACACCCACCGTATTTTCACGGAAGGAAAAGGCAGGCTACAGATTACGACTTCTGCACGAATGGCTGCGGGCGAAGTATTTGTGCCGGTATTGGCTGGTACGCTTACTACGTTGGCTCCCTTTTTCCCGCTACTCTTCTGGCCGGGTATCATTGGCAAGTTCATGGTGTACTTACCCACCATGCTCATATTCACGCTGGCCGCTTCATTGGTGGTAGCATTCATCATGAACCCGGTATTCGCCGTAGACTTCATGGCCCATGCCGATGATGAGAGCAAGGAAGCGCCTGGCGCCATCTTTAAAAAGAAAGGTTTCTGGATTGCTATTGGTGTAGGCTTGTTGCTGGATTTGGCCGGCGCTCC
Coding sequences within it:
- a CDS encoding inositol-3-phosphate synthase; the encoded protein is MKEQIQSADGKLGILLPGLGAVATTFIAGVAAVNKGLAQPIGALTQMGNIRLGKRTENRYPLIKDFVPLANLQDVVFGGWDVYGDNVYEAAMKAKVLEPALLQAIKPELEAIVPMKAVFDKSYVKNLDGHNIKEAPTKYDLAKAVAADIEQFSKANGCNRVVLVWCGSTEKYIEQSAVHESIEVFEAGLKNNDPAISPSMIYAYAAISMGIPFANGAPNLTCDIPALIQLAKETDTPIGGKDFKTGQTLMKTILAPGLHARALGVRGWFSTNILGNRDGLVLDDPDNFKTKEVSKLSVLEDILQPEINPGLYGELYHKVRINYYPPHGDNKESWDNIDIFGWLGYGMQIKINFLCRDSILAAPIVLDLALFMDLAKRAGMTGIQEWLSFYFKSPQTAPGLRPEHDIFKQLIKLQNTLRHLMGEDLITHLGLDYYQDLVEAL
- a CDS encoding TetR/AcrR family transcriptional regulator, which encodes MLTSPKDELIREEILKVAQKLFQQYGLKKTTMEDIAKTLGKGKSTLYYYFCSKEEIFDAVIMKEMDEVFHQVMQAVNHAVTAEEKLKMFAVTKIKALQKKSNLYKIVRGELQENMRCMKHMYFAYDQQETKLMKSILSFGLANGEFDRSISKELDLLPSVMVSSLRGIERDMFLNNKYTKMEVRIGSIVSILIRGLKKVKYTQPPIVLS
- the serC gene encoding 3-phosphoserine/phosphohydroxythreonine transaminase → MKLHNFNSGPSILPQPVLEAASRAILDFNGTGLSVLEIGHRTAWFQEILNEAISSVKTLMQLGDDHEVLFLHGGATTQFMQVPMNLLDENAMAAYCDNGIWGNKAHKEAALFGEVQVVSDTSDRKHSYIQKDFAIPSDASYLHITTNNTVEGTQWHQFPQTAVPLVADMSSDIFCRPMDFNKFALIYAGAQKNMGAAGVNMTVIRKDILGKVSRKIPTIMDYSKHIAAGSLMNTPPVFAVYVSMLTLRWILNEGGLPEMQKRNRAKADLFYNTLDSLQEVYQPVVAKEDRSWMNGIFFLQNPSLEESFLNLCKQEGMIGVKGYRTVGGVRISMYNALPLESVQTFCDLMRHFASKNG
- a CDS encoding DUF502 domain-containing protein, translated to MSRLKPNVRNYLKKLLQLFLQGLIVLAPIGITLWVVVGLFKLVDGFLPNLVNALFPDLLKKDIAGNVNSLPGLGFVVVVALVLLVGWLSSLFVVGRLVAVLDTVLEKTPGIKFIYSSVKDFLEAFAGNKKKFDKAVLVNVDAPNVWRIGFMTQQSAREFNLADHVTVYVPHSYAISGITYIVPRDHIRLIDKVSAADAMKYAVSGGVTDVHE
- a CDS encoding TetR/AcrR family transcriptional regulator, whose product is MDIQERIVLKAHELFMRYGIRSVSMDEIANHLGMSKKTIYQFFADKDALVESVIDIEISRTREDCSVHRQKSENPVHEIFLAVDMLQELLKSMNPSLMFDLEKYHARAFQKISEHKNRFLYDVIKSNLEKGIRDELYRPEINTDIMTRYRLATTFLLFNPELFSTGKYTLPQVMEEITDNFLYGLVTTKGLKLIQKYKQQRLKTKNVTYE
- a CDS encoding TolC family protein, with the protein product MSKRGSTTIWLFCLALFSSTGFAQAPGAIHELSIQQAVEYAHKNNVQVKNALLDISIQQQSNRDITSAALPSVTGSIGATDYLKIPTSLLPGEVFGQPRGTYIPVQFGTKYNSTASIQLQQLLFDGQVFIGLQARATSLEWRKKSAEVTEEAIKTNIYKIYYQLVVSKTQIALLDANINRLNKLDHDTRELYKNGFAEKLDLDKIAVQVANLQTEKTKALNNIDIGYLGLKTLMGMPIKDSLVLTDKITDDQIKEDFTNDSSYQYSDRKEFQYLQLAKKLNEFNIKRYKLSYFPTLSLTGAYSKNAQRNEFDFFGKGDWFTTSYVGLNISIPIFDGFAKDSRIKKSRMELTQTNNQIDNLQLSIDNEVAQARINFRSAISTMSYQKKNMDLAEDVYNQTKKKYEIGSGSNTEITSAQTDLVTAQTNYINALYTAIIAKVDYLKAIGKL
- a CDS encoding efflux RND transporter periplasmic adaptor subunit; this translates as MQKIVQLALMATAITLASCGAKSDNNATSEKQTKLAELKKQQAGINAQIETLEKELAKTDPAAAKEEKAKLVTIAAIQPETFVHYIDLQGRVEAVNISYVAPKGAPGVVKAVYVKKGDVVKKGQLLLKLEDAIPRQSLAAAQQNQETLKTQLAYLKNLYQKQKNLWDQNIGTEVQLITAKNNVDNVESQMKASDEQIKIAKEQLNYTSIYSDVNGVAEDVNIRVGETFAGIAGNSPQIKIVNTSDLKVTTQVPENYLGKVTVGTKVKVNLPDINRTLDAKISVAGKLIDLTNRSFFAEARIPSDAAFHPNQVALVQIQDYTKAQSITAPVNTIQSDDKGKYVMVAVKENGKMIAHKRPVVIGEFYGDKMEIKSGLQTGDLIVTDGFQSLYEGQLITTENK